Part of the Clostridiales bacterium genome is shown below.
ATGCTTTCGGAGTCAAATTTTCTGCTTTTGGATGAACCGACAAACAACCTCGACATTATATCGAAAGAAGCCCTTGAAAAGGCTATCCTGAATTATGACGGAACTATATTTACAATATCCCATGACAGATATTTTCTAAATAAAGTTGCAACACGCATCATATACCTGGACAACGAAAAAGGTATTACAGAATATCCCGGAAATTATTCATATTATATTGAAAAGAAAGAAAGGCCGACGCGTTTCTATGAACCGGAGCAGGAAGCAAGCGTAGGACTGACGAAAACAGCCATAAGGGAAGAGAGGAGAAAGAAAAAGGAAATTGCAGAGAAGGAAAAAAATAAAAAGGAGATTATAAATGCCATAGAGCAGGAAATTGCAGAGAAGGAAAAAAAGACTGCAGAGCTTAAGGCTCTCATGTGCCAAAGCGAAGTGTATAGAGACCCTGAAAAGTCCCAAAAAGTACACGATGAAATGAAAACCATAAAAATAAGGCTCGATGAACTTTACAAAAAGTGGGAAGAAAAAATAAATTAAAAATACCCGGTAAAAAATTATACCCGGGTATTTTTAATTTATATACATCGATTTTATATTTTTGTAATTAGTATTAATTTGTGAAGTACACATAAAAAACATGTACTGTAAATTAGAATTTTAATCTGTTAAAAATAATCCACAATATGCACAGACTTATCCACAGATATTCATAGGAATACTGACTATTTTCGCCTTATTTCTCACATTGTCCACATAAAATTTAATAACAATTATAATTTAATTAAAATGTAAACAATGTTTACATAAGTTACATTAATAAATATACCGTATTTGGTATACATAGTTAAGTATCATGTATAATATTTATATCGTATGCAATTATACTCATCTTTGTATAAACTACTTAACCCAAATCCAGATACGGTACGGCATTTAAGCTTAAATCCGAGGTATTGCCCTTCAAATACTCAAAATATGCTGCGGAAGCGATCATGGCGGCGTTGTCGGTACAGAGTATGATGGGGGGAAAATATACTTTTATGCCTCTCTTTGAGCATTCTTTCGCCAATTTATCCCTGAGCCTCGAGTTTGCTGCAACTCCTCCCGCGACAGCCAGTATGTTTGAACCCTTTATCTTTAAAACCTGCAGCGTTTTATCCACAAGAACATCAACTACAGCCTCCTGAAAGGATGCCGCAACATCCGCCTTATTTACTTCAACGCCCTCCATTTTCATCTTATTCAAATAATTGAGAACTGATGTCTTAACACCGCTGAAGCTAAAATCGAAACTGTTATCAAAGGAAGCTCTTGGAAACCTTATGGCATCACTTTTCCCTTTCTTGGCAAGATTGTCTATAAGCGGTCCCCCCGGATACCCAAGACCTATTGCCCTGGATATTTTATCGAATGCCTCCCCGGCAGCATCGTCCCTCGTTCTTCCCATTATTTCGAACTTACCATAGTCGGAAATATATACTATATACGTATGCCCTCCAGACACTACAAGGCATACCAGCGGCGGTTCAAGCTCCTTATGGGCAATAAAGTCCGCACATATATGCCCCTCTATGTGGTTCACGCCGATGAATATCTTTTTGGCAGCATATGCGATAGCCTTGCCCGCAGAAAGCCCCACAAGAAGCGCTCCGACAAGTCCCGGCCCGTATGTGGCGCCTACCGCATCTATATCATTCAAAGTTACGCCTGCTTCATCCAGGGCCTCCTGTATGACTGCATCTATTATCTCAACATGTTTTCTCGATGCGACCTCAGGGACAACTCCGCCAAACTTTTTATGCAAATCTATTTGCGAAGATATTATATTTGAAAGAACTTTCCTTCCATCGACAACGACGGCGGCCGACGTTTCATCGCAGCTCGATTCAATCCCAAGTATGGTAAAATGCTTTTTGCTATTATTATCCATGTTTAATCCTCCGTTTATAATACAAGTCATCCAATATTATTGTATCCATTTATCATAGTACATAATGTCACACGGGCCGATGCGTTGTCAAGCATGTTTATTATCGAACTTCAATTTGTAATAAAGAATTATGCTGGTTTCAAATTAATAACATTTTTTATCTATTTATCCTTGAAAATAACAGTAAAGAATATTATAATAAAATTGAAAATTATGCATATTATATTTACTGGTGCTAAATCATCTATTATTCAGTAAGTAGCTTGTACAAGCTAAAATTTTGGTGCGCGCGTTCTGTGATAAAACTCTTTTTTTCAAAACAGTGAAGTATTTCTATCGGCCGATCATAGTATTCATGTGAAATTTTTCATCATGTGTTGCCAAAAAAAAATAATTGGAGGTATTCTATTATGACATTGGTTATAGGCATAATTTTGCTTATATTAGGCTATTTCACATATGGAAAATTCATGGAGAAAGTTATAGGCATTGATCCCGGCAGGAAAACTCCTGCATATACTAAAGCCGACGGGGTAGACTTTGTACCGATGCCCACATGGAAAGTATTTCTGATTCAACTTTTAAATATAGCCGGAATAGGGCCGATTTACGGAGCAATCCAGGGAGCACTCTGGGGACCGGCTGCATATCTATGGATCGTATTTGGCTGTATTTTTGCAGGAGCAGTACATGATTTCGTATCAGGCATGATGAGCGTAAGACATGATGGAGGGACAATAGCGGAAATCCATGGTATATATCTCGGAAAGTCGCTGCATCAGATAATGCGAGTATTTACCGTAGTCATGCTCGTACTTGTGGGAGTAGTATTTGTGGCAGGCCCGGCACTTCTTCTTTCAATGCTCACTAAAAATTCCTTTTTCACCTACGGCATCTGGGTCGCTATTGTGTTTTTATATTTCTTCTTGGCAACTATACTTCCTATCGATGTCCTTATAGGAAGATTGTATCCTATATTCGGTGCAATACTTGTCATAATGGCAGTAGGTGTTGGAGGTGGAATGCTGCTTGAGGGATATAAGATCCCTGCAATAACTCTTGCAAATATGCATCCGGGCAAAGTATCGATGTGGCCGGGGCTTTTCATTACTATAGCATGCGGCGCAATATCCGGTTTTCATGGTACTCAATCTCCCTTGATGGCAAGATGTTTGAAAACGGAAAAGGATGGAAGAAAAGTATTCTATGGAGCCATGATTGCCGAGGGCATTATAGCTATGATATGGGCAACAGTCGGTCTGGCATTTTATAAAGGAGGACTTCCTGAACTTGCAAATGTATTAAGTACATCCGGGCCAAGCGCTGTTGTTTACAATTCATCGATGGCAATAATGGGGGGTATAGGCGGAGTAATTGCGGTACTGGGAGTTGTGGTATGCCCTATAACATCAGGGGATACTGCATTCAGAGGGGCAAGACTTATAGCTGCCGATACATTTAAGATAGACCAGAAACCTATTTTAAAGAGGCTTTTTATAGCTATTCCTCTATTTGCCGTAGGTATTCTCCTGTCACAGATAAACTTTGATGTGCTCTGGAGATATTTCGGGTGGGCGAACCAGACCCTCGCTATGGTGACTCTCTGGGCATGCTCGGTATTTGTTTACAAGCATAAAGGTAATTATCACTGGATTACTACTATACCTGCGATGTTTATGACGGTTTTGACATCTTCGTATATATATACTCAAAAGATCGGTTTCAATCTTCCAACAACCCTGGGCATCATACTTGGATTTATTACGATGGTAGTATGCCTTGTCTGCTTCTTAGTATACGGAACAAAGTATGCAAAGAAGATACCGGTCGATTCAAGCAGCTTGAACGCTTAGGCAGAGAAGTTAAAGCGGGGATGCCCTATGCAGCATCTCCGCTTTCTTTAGTAAAAAAGGTTAAATCGAGGGTATCAGTATAATTTCCTGTATTTTTTTCTGTACCGGTGAGGTGTTATTCCCTCATAGTTTTTAAATGTCCTTATAAAATTATTGACATTGTTGAACCCCGAATCCGTGCAGATATCCGTAATCGTTTCATCGGTATAATATAGCATATCCTTAGCCTTCGATAACCTCTGGCGTATGACATATTCTCTGAATGTATACCCTGTTACCTCTTTAAATATATGCGAAAGGTAATACCTGTCCATATAAAATAAACCCGCAGCCTTGCCCAAGGTTATATCTTCGTTATAATGATCCTCTATATATTTTTGTATTTTAAGTATTTCATTTGAAAGGCTTCCATAGGAATCCGGCATGAAATAAGGCTTGAATTCCCTGTAAATAAATGTGAACAGCAGGCTGAAATATGATTTCAACGCTATATCCTTTAAATCATATTCGTTATTTATCTCTTCGTAAAGTTTTTTTATCATTCCGTATATTTCAGCACTGTTCTGTTCGCTGATGCAAAGCACATGCCTGAAATTCTGAGGCCGGCATTTTAAAATAGAAACAAGTCTCATATCTTTTATGCTCGAATATAGGTAATCGGAATCTATCAAAATATAGTACCTTTTATATGGATATTTTATGAGTTTAACGTTATGGGACTCAAAGTTATTTATAAATATGATATTATTATCGCATGCTCTGTACTCTTTACCATTTATATTGAATAACGCCGAACCGTCGACTATATAGATTATCTCAAAAAAGTTATGGAAATGCTCTTCCATTTTAAAGCCCTCATATGTTTCATTATAAAAGGCAGCGATGCTTTTCTTGATATTATGCATATGATACACCTCAGCAAACAACGCTAATAATAGCGCAAATAAACTGTATTAAATAAAGTCTCAGTATTATAGAATAGCAATATAAGTATATTTTATTATAGCATAACAAGAAGGTGATAATCATGGATTTTAAACAATTTCATTACAAGAGCATCGGGGATGTCGAAGAAGAATTAAAAGATATGAATTTAAATCTTCCTTTATCCAAAAACTTGGATGCCCTGCGCAGGAAAGTCGCTGTAGGAAACAAAACCATTTCCAATTCCATTGCCGTACAACCTATGGAGGGCTGTGATGGCAATTCAGATGGGACGCCGGGCGAGCTTACTTTCAGAAGATACAGGAGATTTGCATCCGGCGGCGCCGGGCTTATCTGGATGGAAGCCTGTGCTATTGTGCCGGAAGGAAGAGCAAATCCAAGGCAGCTTATGATAAACAAGAAAAATGCCGGAGAATTTTCAAGACTTCATGATGAAATAATAGATACGGCATATGATAGATTCAAAGGTTCCATCCATCCCATATGCATACTGCAGCTTACGCATTCCGGAAGATACAGCAGGCCGTCCGGGAGCAGCGAACCTCTTATCGCATGCCATAACCCATATTTGGATAAAGCGCAGGGAATCGATAAGGACGTTCCGCAGGTTACAGACGATTATCTCGAAAAATTGGAGGATATTTATGTAGACGCGGCGGTTTTAGCTTATAAATCGGGATTCGACGGGGTAGATATAAAAAGCTGCCATAGATATCTTTCATCCGAGCTTTTATCGTCATTCACAAGGGAAGGCAGATATGGAGGAAGCTTTGAAGG
Proteins encoded:
- the tsaD gene encoding tRNA (adenosine(37)-N6)-threonylcarbamoyltransferase complex transferase subunit TsaD; protein product: MDNNSKKHFTILGIESSCDETSAAVVVDGRKVLSNIISSQIDLHKKFGGVVPEVASRKHVEIIDAVIQEALDEAGVTLNDIDAVGATYGPGLVGALLVGLSAGKAIAYAAKKIFIGVNHIEGHICADFIAHKELEPPLVCLVVSGGHTYIVYISDYGKFEIMGRTRDDAAGEAFDKISRAIGLGYPGGPLIDNLAKKGKSDAIRFPRASFDNSFDFSFSGVKTSVLNYLNKMKMEGVEVNKADVAASFQEAVVDVLVDKTLQVLKIKGSNILAVAGGVAANSRLRDKLAKECSKRGIKVYFPPIILCTDNAAMIASAAYFEYLKGNTSDLSLNAVPYLDLG
- a CDS encoding AraC family transcriptional regulator, which translates into the protein MHNIKKSIAAFYNETYEGFKMEEHFHNFFEIIYIVDGSALFNINGKEYRACDNNIIFINNFESHNVKLIKYPYKRYYILIDSDYLYSSIKDMRLVSILKCRPQNFRHVLCISEQNSAEIYGMIKKLYEEINNEYDLKDIALKSYFSLLFTFIYREFKPYFMPDSYGSLSNEILKIQKYIEDHYNEDITLGKAAGLFYMDRYYLSHIFKEVTGYTFREYVIRQRLSKAKDMLYYTDETITDICTDSGFNNVNNFIRTFKNYEGITPHRYRKKYRKLY
- a CDS encoding carbon starvation protein A, translating into MTLVIGIILLILGYFTYGKFMEKVIGIDPGRKTPAYTKADGVDFVPMPTWKVFLIQLLNIAGIGPIYGAIQGALWGPAAYLWIVFGCIFAGAVHDFVSGMMSVRHDGGTIAEIHGIYLGKSLHQIMRVFTVVMLVLVGVVFVAGPALLLSMLTKNSFFTYGIWVAIVFLYFFLATILPIDVLIGRLYPIFGAILVIMAVGVGGGMLLEGYKIPAITLANMHPGKVSMWPGLFITIACGAISGFHGTQSPLMARCLKTEKDGRKVFYGAMIAEGIIAMIWATVGLAFYKGGLPELANVLSTSGPSAVVYNSSMAIMGGIGGVIAVLGVVVCPITSGDTAFRGARLIAADTFKIDQKPILKRLFIAIPLFAVGILLSQINFDVLWRYFGWANQTLAMVTLWACSVFVYKHKGNYHWITTIPAMFMTVLTSSYIYTQKIGFNLPTTLGIILGFITMVVCLVCFLVYGTKYAKKIPVDSSSLNA
- a CDS encoding flavin oxidoreductase/NADH oxidase is translated as MDFKQFHYKSIGDVEEELKDMNLNLPLSKNLDALRRKVAVGNKTISNSIAVQPMEGCDGNSDGTPGELTFRRYRRFASGGAGLIWMEACAIVPEGRANPRQLMINKKNAGEFSRLHDEIIDTAYDRFKGSIHPICILQLTHSGRYSRPSGSSEPLIACHNPYLDKAQGIDKDVPQVTDDYLEKLEDIYVDAAVLAYKSGFDGVDIKSCHRYLSSELLSSFTREGRYGGSFEGRTRLLADVVGKIKQKLPKDFIVTSRLNIYDAIPYPYGFGVDKENFQKYDMTEPIKLIKILHEKGMPIINLTMGNPYYNPHINRPFDKGPYVPSEHPLFGVARLSRGIAEVKKAVPDIVIIGSGYSYLREFSPYLAAGNIENGNVDIAGFGRESFAYPDFPYDIFNKGSMDPKKCCITCSKCTELMRAKSMTGCVVRDSGIYAPLYKKYCIK